The stretch of DNA AATATTTCCTGGCTCATGTAGTTATCATCCTCCGATGGTGCATCATGTATTATTGCCTGGTTGGTGATGCCGGGGCTTTGTTTATTTTATAATAAGTCAGCAGCTCTCCACCCAGCACAAAGAATAACAGCATGCCCTGGAGCATGGTTACCATAGAAGCCGGGATGCCGCTGGTCTGCACAATATAGCCGCCAACCTGCATGCCGCCGAATAAAAATGACACTAAGATAATGGCAAATGGGTTGAGCCTGGCCAGCCAGGCTATAATAATTGCCGTATAACCGTACCCGATGCTTACGCCGGGTTGCAGCCGGTGAGCAATGCCCGCTACTTCCGACATGCCGGCCAGCCCGCAAATGGCACCGCTAAAAAACATCACCAGTATGATATTTTTCTTGTTGCTAATACCCGCGTAACGGGCTGCACTGCTGCTTTCACCGGAGACCTTGATTTCGTATCCCCAGCGGGTATGCTGGATCACTATATACATCAGCACAGTAATCAGCAGACCTAAAAATAGACCGGCATGGATACGGGAGTCGCCAATGGTGGGTAGTATAGCTCCGGGTGGAAAAATTGCGGTAAGGGGAAAATTATACCCCTGGGGATCTTTCCACGGGCCGTAGACCAGGTAGTTAACCCAGAGGATAGCCACGTAGTTGAGCATCAGGGTGGTTATAATCTCATTGACACCCCAGATGGCTCTGGGAATCGCGATAATTAATGCCCACATCCCACCGGCCAGCATTCCCAGCATAATCATAAATGGCATCGTCCACCAGCCATCCCCAATGGGAAAAAACAAGGCTGCCCATGTGGCGGCAAAAGCGCCCATGTAGATCTGTCCCTCGCCTCCGATGTTCCACAGCTGCATGCGAAATGCCAGAGCTATGCCCAGGCTGGTGATGGTCAGTGGTATGGTTTTAACTATAGTTTCAGTAAAACCATAGCTTGACCCGAAAGCACCGCTGAACATAGCGGTGTATATTTCAAAGTAGTTATGACCCGAAAGCGCCAGAAAAAATGCTCCCACCAGCAGCGCCAGCAGTATGGAAATTGCCGGCACTATAAAAAAGGCAGTCGGGGCAGGGGATAATTTCTTTTCTATGAGCAGGTTTGTTCCGGGTAGTTTTATCATGTGGCTGCTTCTCCTTGGTTTTGTGCTCCCATCATTAGTAGACCGATTTCCTCCACATCGGTCATATCGGTGGGCATGATACCGGTAATGCGCCCGTCACAAAGCACTCCGATACGGTCACTTAGTTTAAAAATTTCTTCCAGATCTTCAGAAATTAACAGTACGGCAAGACCCTTGCCCCGCTGTTCCAATAGCAAATTGTGCACGGCTTCGGTGGCCTTAATATCAAGGCCCCGCACCGGGTATACGGCGATAAGCAGCTGTGGCTCTGAAGTAATCTCCCGGGCCAGCAGCAGTCTTTGCAAATTGCCTCCCGATAGCAGCTTTACCGGGGCATCCAGCGCACTTAGTTTAATTTCAAATCGATTGACCAGTTCTATAACTTTCTCCCGGACAACGGCCCGGTTCATAAACGGACCCCGCCGCAGCTGTCCTTTTCGATAACTTTTAAGAATTAGATTATCCTCTGCATCCAGGTTAGGCACCAGCCCGGTACCCAGTCTATCCTCAGGCACCAGGGCCACACCGTGGTCAATGGCCTGCCTGGGGGAGCAGTCTGTGATGGCCTGGTCATTGATAAAAATCGAACCGTCGGAGACCGGGCGCAGCCTTGCGATTATTTCGGCCAGTTCTCGCTGCCCGTTGCCTGCTATGCCGGCAATTCCAAATATTTCACCGCTGTGCACAGTGAAAGATACATCGGTAAGGCCCGGGAGACCCAGGTCGTTTAAACAGTGCACATTCTGTAACTCCAGTATATTTTTATCCCCGGGCGGGTTTTTTTTCTTTGTCTGTCTGACTACGTCATGGCCTACCATCAGCCAGGCCAGATCTCGCTGGTTGATTTGCTGCTTATCCAGAGTTGCCACTGACCGGCCCCGGCGCAATACGGTAACTCGATCGGCAATTTCCATAACTTCATGCATTTTATGAGTGATCACTACTATGCCCCGGCCTGTGCCAGCCATTTCACGCAGGTTGCGGAAAAGCTGGCTTGATTCCTGTGGGGTAAGCACTGCGGTGGGCTCGTCCAGTATGAGCACCTGGGAGCCGCGATGTAACATTTTGACTATTTCTACCCGTTGTTTTTCTCCCACGGACAGTTGCCAGACCATGGTCGAGGGATTTATCTGTAATCCATAACGCTGTGATAGCTGCGCCAGGTTATTTTCAATTTGCTGTATATTTAAAACCCGCGGCGTGTTTTCATTGCCTAAAATAACATTTTCAGCTACGGAAAATGATTCAATTAATTTAAAATGCTGGTGTACCATCCCAACGCCTGCGCTGATAGCCTGTCGGGGTGAACGAAACGCCATTTTGGTACCCCGGATCATGATTTCCCCTTCATCCGGTCGATACAGTCCGCACAATATCGACATTAATGTGCTTTTGCCCGAACCGTTTTCACCCAGCAGCACGTGTATTTCACCTTGCCTGACGTTGAAGTTGACCTTGTCGTTGGCTACTACGCCGGGAAATCTTTTGGTAATGTTTTTTAGTTCCACCAGGTAAGGTTCTGTCATAGGTTTACTCCTAATAAGAGAAAGTTGGTATGTAAAATGGCTGCCAAAAAAGGCAACCGTTAAAGCATTATCGCTGGTAATTGTTTACCATTTGCATTATCTTTTTGTTACACGATTTTTAACAATAAAGAGCATCTTTGAAAAAAGTATCTTTGAGTTCAGGCCCATAAATGATGGTTGCCCGAACTCAAAGTTATACAGTTCGCAGTGGTTGTATCATTGAATGTGTAATTTGAGTGAGATGGTTCGGCTTATTTGGGTGAGCCTATCACACCCTGTACAAACCAATTCATGTTTAGCATTTCGTCGTCGGTTAATACTTCACCTTCAGCAACTTTAACATTACCGGACTGGTCTTTGATGGGACCGGTAAATACATCCCATTCACCGCTGATAATGAGCTGTTCTTCCTGTTCCACCAGCTGTTTTACTTCTTCCGGCACCATCGGTCCATAGGGAGCCAAATCAACGGTGCCTTCTTTAAGACCACCCCAGTAGGTCAGGCTGCCTGCTGTAGGGGTGCTTTGCCAGGTACCTTCTTTAATGGCTTTGACAGTATCCACATAATAAGGTCCCCAGTTCCATACCGGTGAAGTCATGGTGGCTTTGGGTGCCATTTTGCCCATATCACTGTTAT from Desulfoscipio gibsoniae DSM 7213 encodes:
- a CDS encoding ABC transporter permease, whose protein sequence is MIKLPGTNLLIEKKLSPAPTAFFIVPAISILLALLVGAFFLALSGHNYFEIYTAMFSGAFGSSYGFTETIVKTIPLTITSLGIALAFRMQLWNIGGEGQIYMGAFAATWAALFFPIGDGWWTMPFMIMLGMLAGGMWALIIAIPRAIWGVNEIITTLMLNYVAILWVNYLVYGPWKDPQGYNFPLTAIFPPGAILPTIGDSRIHAGLFLGLLITVLMYIVIQHTRWGYEIKVSGESSSAARYAGISNKKNIILVMFFSGAICGLAGMSEVAGIAHRLQPGVSIGYGYTAIIIAWLARLNPFAIILVSFLFGGMQVGGYIVQTSGIPASMVTMLQGMLLFFVLGGELLTYYKINKAPASPTRQ
- a CDS encoding ABC transporter ATP-binding protein, whose amino-acid sequence is MTEPYLVELKNITKRFPGVVANDKVNFNVRQGEIHVLLGENGSGKSTLMSILCGLYRPDEGEIMIRGTKMAFRSPRQAISAGVGMVHQHFKLIESFSVAENVILGNENTPRVLNIQQIENNLAQLSQRYGLQINPSTMVWQLSVGEKQRVEIVKMLHRGSQVLILDEPTAVLTPQESSQLFRNLREMAGTGRGIVVITHKMHEVMEIADRVTVLRRGRSVATLDKQQINQRDLAWLMVGHDVVRQTKKKNPPGDKNILELQNVHCLNDLGLPGLTDVSFTVHSGEIFGIAGIAGNGQRELAEIIARLRPVSDGSIFINDQAITDCSPRQAIDHGVALVPEDRLGTGLVPNLDAEDNLILKSYRKGQLRRGPFMNRAVVREKVIELVNRFEIKLSALDAPVKLLSGGNLQRLLLAREITSEPQLLIAVYPVRGLDIKATEAVHNLLLEQRGKGLAVLLISEDLEEIFKLSDRIGVLCDGRITGIMPTDMTDVEEIGLLMMGAQNQGEAAT